A genome region from Brienomyrus brachyistius isolate T26 chromosome 23, BBRACH_0.4, whole genome shotgun sequence includes the following:
- the LOC125718950 gene encoding glutamate receptor ionotropic, NMDA 2D-like, whose product MAAKPALSLLLAIMAWTGRARSSPTVLLRPRERDRDPGSPGSINIAVIYSGSSLHPELGVDGIGMEPGMGRVLPPRVGYGHIAGSISESVVTQYGSANMIWLAVNESSPQSLLLQLCDLLATRPLQGLVYEDDRPPSMPRGPLAPVLEFVSAQTSLPIVAVGGGAGLGREPQESGSIYLQFSSSTALQLEVIFEVLEEYDWTSFSVVSTRHHGYQDFLAMIEGLTDGSFIGWEKRSVVMLNLTDDPGGARTRRQLKENEAQVRLLYCSHEEAELVFRAAWASGQAGPSHMWFAVGPALSGLGVEGLPKAIFAVRPQGWRDEPRRRIAKGVLVLTHAAVAMRKDYGASAEPSFAGNCQTDNNQTQRLPGRIRYFSNITLGGRDYSFNSDGYLANPSMDVISYSLGKGWEEVGSWENGVLKLRYPAWSRYGIFLQPPDDAQHLQVVTLEERPFVIVEPADAATGTCIRDSVPCRLPLNTSAVLEGVVPVKQCCKGFCIDVLKRLAKIVGFTYDLYLVTNGKHGKKINGEWNGMVGEVVYKRADMAIGSLTINEERSEVVDFSVPFVETGISVMVSRSNGTVSPSAFLGTQYCNLWVSQRLFTSWWACPVYHDSQ is encoded by the exons ATGGCTGCGaaacctgctctctctctcctatTGGCCATCATGGCCTGGACTGGGCGGGCCCGCTCCTCGCCCACTGTGCTACTCCGTCcccgagagagagacagagatccTGGTTCCcctggaagcatcaacatagcAGTTATCTACTCTGGATCATCCTTGCACCCGGAGCTGGGGGTTGATGGGATAGGCATGGAGCCAGGGATGGGAAGGGTGTTGCCCCCTAGGGTTGGCTACGGACACATTGCAGGGAGCATCTCAGAGAGCGTGGTGACCCAGTATGGCTCTGCCAATATGATCTGGCTGGCGGTGAATGAGAGCAGCCCCCAGAGCCTCCTGCTGCAGCTCTGTGACCTGCTGGCCACACGGCCCCTGCAGGGTTTAGTGTATGAGGATGACCGGCCCCCATCCATGCCCAGGGGGCCCCTGGCCCCGGTGCTGGAGTTTGTTTCTGCCCAGACATCCCTGCCAATCGTGGCCGTGGGAGGCGGCGCAGGCCTGGGAAGGGAGCCACAG gagaGTGGCTCAATTTACCTGCAGTTCAGCTCCTCGACTGCGCTCCAATTAGAGGTTATTTTTGAAGTTCTAGAAGAATACGACTGGACATCCTTCTCGGTTGTTTCTACACGTCACCATGGCTACCAGGACTTCCTGGCGATGATAGAGGGCCTCACGGATGGCTCCTTCATCGGCTGGGAGAAGAGGAGTGTGGTGATGCTGAACCTTACGGATGACCCAGGGGGGGCACGTACACGGAGACAGCTGAAAGAGAATGAGGCGCAG GTGCGCCTGCTGTACTGTTCGCACGAGGAGGCCGAGCTGGTGTTCAGGGCAGCCTGGGCCTCAGGTCAGGCTGGCCCCTCACACATGTGGTTCGCGGTGGGGCCTGCCCTGTCTGGCCTTGGAGTGGAGGGACTCCCCAAAGCTATCTTTGCTGTCAGGCCTCAGGGCTGGAGGGACGAGCCACGCCGAAGGATCGCTAAGGGGGTGTTAGTCCTGACCCATGCAGCTGTGGCTATGAGGAAGGACTATGGGGCCTCAGCAGAACCTAGCTTTGCTGGCAACTGTCAGACAGACAACAATCAAACCCAAAGGCTGCCTGGCAGGATCAG GTACTTCAGTAACATTACACTGGGTGGACGTGATTACTCCTTCAACAGCGACGGCTATCTGGCCAACCCCTCTATGGATGTCATCTCTTATTCACTGGGGAAAGGATGGGAGGAG GTGGGGTCGTGGGAGAATGGGGTGTTGAAGCTGCGCTACCCGGCCTGGTCCCGCTACGGGATCTTCCTGCAGCCCCCGGATGATGCCCAGCACCTGCAGGTGGTCACCTTGGAGGAACGGCCCTTTGTCATTGTGGAGCCCGCTGACGCCGCCACCGGCACCTGCATCCGTGACTCTGTGCCTTGCCGACTACCCCTCAACACCAG TGCGGTTCTGGAAGGGGTCGTGCCAGTGAAACAGTGCTGTAAAGGATTCTGCATCGATGTCCTCAAACGACTGGCCAAGATAGTTGGCTTCACCTATGACCTCTATCTAGTGACCAATGGAAAGCACGGGAAGAAGATTAACGGGGAGTGGAATGGCATGGTGGGAGAG GTGGTGTACAAGCGTGCCGACATGGCTATTGGCTCTCTGACAATCAATGAAGAGAGGTCAGAGGTTGTGGATTTCTCTGTGCCCTTTGTGGAAACGGGCATCAGCGTGATGGTATCCCGCAGCAATGGCACTGTGTCACCATCTGCCTTCCTGG GCACCCAGTACTGCAACCTGTGGGTGTCTCAGAGGCTGTTTACCAGCTGGTGGGCTTGTCCAGTTTACCATGACTCGCAGTAA